One Brassica napus cultivar Da-Ae chromosome C2, Da-Ae, whole genome shotgun sequence DNA window includes the following coding sequences:
- the LOC106405597 gene encoding pectinesterase inhibitor 1, with protein sequence MSANLHLVAMVLLFCMVSKSVVAMARPMISGGRDPCSVSDFKVLCRSVVKGQKNVNAATEVSIRELMKRTTKAKEVAASRRKSGGGLKTCYSNYDSAIGNLQKALKDLKKNDGFSLNINLSASLTEFDTCNDAMGGAKTSNVFARSTKTLHEMADNCLALSTLVKQ encoded by the coding sequence ATGTCAGCAAATCTTCACCTTGTGGCGATGGTTCTCCTCTTCTGTATGGTGAGCAAAAGCGTCGTAGCGATGGCTCGCCCGATGATCTCAGGCGGGCGTGATCCATGCTCTGTGTCAGACTTCAAGGTCTTGTGCAGATCAGTCGTAAAAGGTCAAAAGAATGTTAATGCAGCGACGGAAGTTTCCATAAGAGAGCTGATGAAAAGAACGACAAAGGCTAAAGAAGTCGCTGCTAGTCGCCGGAAAAGTGGTGGAGGACTCAAGACTTGTTACTCAAACTATGATAGTGCGATTGGTAATCTACAAAAGGCGTTGAAAGACCTTAAAAAGAATGATGGATTTAGCCTTAACATCAATCTTAGTGCATCATTAACGGAATTTGATACATGCAACGACGCCATGGGCGGTGCTAAGACGTCGAATGTCTTCGCTAGATCTACAAAGACTTTGCATGAAATGGCTGATAATTGTTTAGCGCTCTCTACTCTTGTTAAACAATGA